In Gammaproteobacteria bacterium (ex Lamellibrachia satsuma), a single genomic region encodes these proteins:
- a CDS encoding methyltransferase: MLDRETLEKYRRDIVFDARLRDLPFVFHTTWGLFSPRDIDEGTRLLVDRLEIEATDNCFDLGCGYGPIGLLMARLAPQGQTLMVDKDFIAVDYSNGNAERNGLDNARAKLSNGFNQVDPNLRFDVIASNIPAKVGKEMLSLYLHDALARMNPGGRLYLVTINGLRQFMKRNLSEVFGNYKKLKQGKSYTVAFARKEG; this comes from the coding sequence ATGCTGGATCGAGAAACACTAGAAAAGTACCGCAGGGACATTGTCTTCGATGCCCGTCTGCGGGATTTGCCCTTTGTCTTCCACACTACCTGGGGACTCTTCTCCCCTCGCGATATAGACGAAGGCACCCGCTTGCTGGTGGACCGGCTGGAGATCGAGGCGACGGATAACTGCTTCGACCTCGGTTGCGGTTATGGCCCCATCGGTCTGCTGATGGCCCGCCTTGCCCCACAGGGTCAGACGCTGATGGTGGACAAGGATTTTATCGCCGTGGACTACAGCAACGGCAATGCCGAAAGAAACGGCCTGGACAATGCCAGAGCCAAACTCAGCAACGGCTTCAATCAGGTCGACCCCAATCTGCGTTTTGACGTTATCGCATCGAACATCCCGGCAAAGGTGGGCAAGGAGATGCTCAGCCTCTATCTTCATGACGCCCTGGCAAGGATGAATCCCGGCGGCCGCCTCTATCTGGTCACCATCAACGGCCTGCGCCAGTTTATGAAGCGCAATTTGAGCGAGGTTTTTGGTAACTATAAGAAACTCAAACAGGGTAAGTCCTATACCGTGGCTTTTGCCCGAAAGGAAGGTTAA
- the tcdA gene encoding tRNA cyclic N6-threonylcarbamoyladenosine(37) synthase TcdA: MDHSRRFGGIGRLYGQLVLENYSAAHVCVIGIGGVGSWAVEALARSGIGAITLVDLDHIAESNINRQLHALDTTLGMAKVEAMAERVSEINPDCRVSIIESYIEADNLELITDGDFDYVIDCIDSFRVKAALIVACRRQRVGLITIGGAGGQTDPTRICLADLSRTRQDPLLAKTRKLLRREYGYPAAESKRRFHVPSVYSTENLTYPDETGGVCDTKPGRGEGSLNCGGYGSAMTVTATFGLVAVSHVLKVLAAGKRA; this comes from the coding sequence TTGGATCATTCGCGCCGTTTCGGTGGTATTGGCAGGCTCTATGGTCAGTTGGTCCTGGAAAATTATTCTGCGGCTCATGTTTGCGTGATTGGTATCGGCGGCGTAGGCTCCTGGGCTGTGGAGGCGCTTGCCCGCAGTGGTATTGGCGCCATTACCCTGGTCGATCTCGACCATATTGCGGAATCCAATATCAATCGCCAACTCCATGCGCTGGATACCACGCTGGGGATGGCTAAGGTCGAAGCCATGGCGGAGCGGGTCTCTGAGATCAACCCTGACTGCCGGGTTTCCATCATCGAGTCCTACATTGAGGCGGATAATCTCGAACTGATAACGGACGGCGACTTCGATTATGTCATCGACTGTATCGACAGCTTTCGGGTCAAAGCGGCGCTGATTGTTGCATGCCGCCGCCAGCGGGTGGGATTGATTACAATCGGTGGTGCAGGTGGACAGACCGATCCAACCCGTATCTGCCTTGCTGACCTGAGTCGCACCAGGCAGGATCCGCTGCTCGCCAAGACCCGCAAATTGTTGCGGCGGGAATACGGCTATCCGGCTGCTGAGTCAAAACGCCGTTTCCATGTGCCAAGTGTCTACTCCACTGAAAACCTGACATACCCCGATGAGACTGGAGGTGTCTGCGATACCAAGCCGGGTAGGGGGGAGGGTTCGCTCAACTGTGGTGGTTATGGTTCGGCCATGACGGTGACCGCCACTTTCGGTTTGGTGGCGGTGTCCCATGTCCTTAAAGTGCTGGCGGCAGGCAAACGGGCTTAA
- a CDS encoding potassium transporter: MNIHTLQIILLLLAIAVITVTLFRRFHLPPILGYLIVGILVGPFGIGWVASTEDTRFLAEFGVVFLLFTIGLEFSLPQMIAMKGSVFGLGGSQVLATGALATGIAWALGIDLNAAIIVGAILALSSTAIVTKQLSEQLELNSEHGRLGVSILLFQDLAVIPLLVVIPILAGTGDQGMAVPLLLALLKAALVFVVIMAAGHWLLRPLFHEIARARSAELFTLTVLLVTLAAAWLTHEAGLSLALGAFLAGMMLGETEFRHQIEADIRPFQDVFLGLFFVTVGMRVDLLSLLPILHWVLLLAAALILVKGVIILGLVRATGNSMSPAFRTGVLLAQGGEFGFVLLDLSLESSLLPGPVGQILFASIIVSMTASPFLIRNNGRLAKQFCTLRNFSDEVQIIGDLAEETEQMEQHVIICGYGRIGQNLGRLLDHEGFPYVALDLDPTIVREAHEAGDPVHFGDASRSEILDAAGLSRASVVVLSFEDHASAMKILHRLQEFRPELPVLVRTRDDTHMDELEAAGATEVMPEAVEASLMMGGQLLLLLKVPGSRIFKIMREIRENHYKLLRDFFHGEEPLDMEHDEAFQERLHTVTLPKKAFAVDHTIEDLHLWDWEVSVTAVRRGGIRGETPAPETRLQSGDVLVLAGTPKHLERAEGLLLYGH, encoded by the coding sequence ATGAACATCCATACCCTACAGATCATCCTGCTGCTGCTCGCCATTGCGGTGATCACAGTGACCCTTTTCCGGCGCTTCCACCTGCCGCCGATTCTCGGATACCTGATCGTCGGTATTCTGGTTGGACCTTTCGGCATCGGTTGGGTGGCATCCACTGAAGATACCCGCTTTCTGGCAGAGTTTGGGGTGGTGTTTCTGCTGTTTACCATCGGCCTGGAATTTTCCCTGCCGCAGATGATCGCCATGAAGGGCTCGGTGTTCGGTTTGGGCGGTAGCCAGGTCCTGGCGACCGGCGCACTGGCCACCGGCATTGCTTGGGCATTGGGCATCGATCTCAACGCCGCAATCATCGTTGGCGCCATTCTGGCCCTGTCATCCACCGCCATCGTCACAAAACAGTTGTCGGAACAGCTGGAACTCAATTCGGAGCACGGTCGACTTGGCGTCAGCATCCTGCTGTTTCAGGATCTGGCGGTCATCCCGCTGCTGGTGGTGATCCCAATCCTGGCCGGAACCGGTGACCAGGGCATGGCGGTGCCGCTGTTGTTGGCCCTGCTCAAAGCAGCCTTAGTCTTCGTGGTCATCATGGCGGCCGGTCACTGGCTGTTGCGGCCACTGTTTCATGAGATCGCCAGGGCCCGCTCTGCCGAACTCTTCACCCTCACCGTACTGCTTGTAACCCTGGCAGCCGCCTGGCTCACCCATGAAGCTGGCCTGTCGCTGGCCCTTGGCGCCTTCCTGGCTGGCATGATGCTGGGAGAGACAGAATTCCGCCATCAGATCGAGGCCGACATACGTCCCTTCCAGGACGTCTTTCTCGGCCTCTTCTTTGTGACAGTTGGTATGCGCGTCGATCTGCTCTCACTGCTTCCCATCCTGCATTGGGTGCTGCTGCTCGCCGCCGCGCTTATTTTGGTTAAAGGCGTAATCATCCTTGGTCTGGTCCGCGCCACTGGCAATTCGATGTCTCCTGCATTTCGCACCGGCGTTCTGCTGGCGCAAGGCGGAGAGTTCGGTTTCGTGCTGCTGGATCTCTCCCTGGAGTCCTCCCTGCTGCCCGGCCCTGTCGGGCAGATACTTTTTGCCTCGATCATTGTCAGCATGACGGCATCACCCTTCCTGATCCGAAACAACGGCCGCCTGGCAAAACAATTTTGCACCCTGCGCAATTTCAGCGATGAGGTTCAGATCATCGGCGACCTGGCGGAAGAGACAGAACAGATGGAGCAGCACGTCATCATCTGTGGATATGGCCGTATCGGGCAGAACCTTGGGCGTCTTCTCGACCACGAAGGTTTCCCCTACGTGGCGCTCGATCTCGACCCAACTATCGTCAGAGAGGCGCATGAAGCCGGTGACCCGGTCCATTTTGGTGATGCGTCACGCAGTGAAATCCTCGATGCCGCCGGTCTCAGCCGCGCCAGCGTGGTGGTACTCAGCTTCGAAGACCACGCCTCAGCGATGAAGATCCTGCACCGGTTACAGGAATTCCGTCCGGAACTCCCGGTGCTGGTGCGCACCCGCGATGATACTCACATGGATGAACTGGAGGCCGCCGGTGCCACCGAGGTGATGCCGGAAGCGGTCGAGGCCAGCCTGATGATGGGGGGACAACTGTTGCTGCTGCTCAAGGTTCCCGGCTCCCGCATCTTCAAAATCATGCGTGAGATTCGAGAGAACCACTACAAACTGCTGCGTGACTTCTTCCATGGGGAAGAGCCTCTGGATATGGAACACGATGAGGCGTTCCAGGAGCGCCTGCATACAGTGACCCTGCCGAAAAAGGCCTTTGCCGTGGATCACACTATCGAAGACCTCCACCTCTGGGACTGGGAGGTCAGTGTGACCGCCGTCAGGCGTGGTGGCATTCGTGGAGAGACTCCCGCGCCCGAAACCCGTCTGCAAAGTGGCGATGTGCTGGTGCTGGCGGGTACGCCCAAGCATCTGGAACGTGCAGAGGGGCTGTTGCTCTATGGACATTGA
- the rnr gene encoding ribonuclease R has translation MARRKPNKSAGKMDPHQAREASKYDNPIPSREFIMETMEEHGVPMNLPDVAKKLDLQGEDQLEALRRRLRAMERDGQLVRNRKENYCIVNNRDLIAGRVIGHADGFGFFKPDDGGEDLYISFREMRSLFHDDRAVVRVTGLDRRGRLEASVVEVLERNTHSVVGRLYQETGVGFVVPDNKRLSKDVIIPRTELSGAAQGQMVVAEILDQPTKRTQPIGRISEILGDHMAPGMETDIAIRAHEIPVAWPDDVEAQIAGLSGEVLEAEKKGRTDLRKLPLVTIDGADARDFDDAVYCERKPKGWKLLVSIADVSHYVSPGSALDVEGRERGNSAYFPDRVIPMLPEVLSNGLCSLNPKVDRLCMTCELYVDDSGKITRSKFYPAVMHSHARLTYDQVAAMLDGDEALCGQYADLLPHIHELHQLFKALNAGRRERGAIDFDTTETKIEFNEKSRVECIVPVYRNDAHRMIEECMLAANVASARLLLRKKLQALYRIHEVPAEEKLTDLREFLGELGLSLPGGNKPTAADYAKLLDGIKGREDAHLIQTVLLRSMRQAVYSSDNVGHFGLSFPAYTHFTSPIRRYPDLVIHRALKHLGEKGSADNFLYTKSELQSIAEHCSSTERRADEATRDATDWLKCEFMMDKVGESFDGIITSVNSFGVFVELKDIYVDGLVHITALDNDYYHYDPVGHRLSGERTGKVIRLGDPLRIQVAKVNLDDRKIDFVLAPEEEAPQKSAKKSRRKSNKSQNKPTQPVEEKTEKSTKKRRRRPRKRANS, from the coding sequence GTGGCCAGACGCAAACCTAATAAGTCCGCCGGTAAGATGGATCCCCATCAAGCTAGGGAAGCCAGCAAGTACGATAATCCTATTCCCAGCCGTGAGTTCATCATGGAGACCATGGAGGAACATGGCGTCCCCATGAATCTTCCCGATGTCGCCAAGAAGCTTGATCTGCAGGGTGAGGATCAGCTGGAGGCGTTACGCCGCCGCCTGCGTGCCATGGAACGGGATGGTCAGCTGGTGCGAAACCGCAAGGAAAACTACTGCATCGTCAACAACCGCGACCTTATCGCAGGCCGGGTGATCGGACATGCAGATGGATTCGGTTTCTTCAAGCCGGATGATGGTGGCGAGGATCTCTATATCTCGTTCAGAGAGATGCGTTCCCTGTTCCACGATGACCGCGCCGTAGTGCGGGTGACAGGTCTGGATCGGCGAGGACGTTTGGAAGCTTCCGTGGTGGAGGTGCTGGAACGCAATACCCACAGCGTAGTGGGGCGTCTCTACCAGGAGACCGGGGTGGGTTTTGTGGTGCCGGACAATAAACGTCTGAGCAAGGATGTGATCATTCCCCGCACCGAACTCAGTGGTGCTGCCCAGGGTCAGATGGTGGTGGCTGAGATCCTCGATCAACCCACCAAGCGCACTCAGCCCATTGGCCGCATCTCCGAGATTCTTGGCGACCACATGGCGCCGGGCATGGAGACGGATATTGCCATCCGTGCCCACGAGATACCCGTCGCCTGGCCGGATGACGTGGAGGCGCAGATCGCCGGACTCTCCGGCGAGGTGCTGGAGGCGGAAAAGAAAGGCCGCACCGACCTGCGCAAATTGCCGTTGGTCACCATCGATGGTGCTGACGCCCGCGACTTTGACGATGCGGTCTATTGCGAACGTAAGCCGAAAGGGTGGAAACTGCTGGTCTCTATCGCCGACGTCTCTCACTATGTGAGTCCGGGCAGTGCTCTGGATGTCGAGGGTCGTGAGCGCGGCAACTCCGCCTACTTCCCTGATCGGGTGATTCCGATGCTGCCGGAGGTGCTCTCCAACGGCCTCTGCTCTCTTAATCCCAAAGTTGATCGGCTCTGCATGACCTGCGAGCTCTATGTTGACGATAGTGGAAAGATTACCCGTTCCAAGTTCTATCCGGCTGTGATGCACTCCCATGCGCGTCTTACCTATGACCAGGTGGCCGCAATGCTCGACGGGGATGAGGCGCTTTGCGGACAATACGCTGACCTGCTGCCCCATATCCACGAATTGCACCAACTATTCAAAGCTTTGAATGCAGGACGGCGGGAGCGGGGTGCGATCGATTTCGATACCACCGAGACCAAGATTGAGTTTAATGAGAAGAGCCGGGTTGAGTGCATTGTGCCGGTCTACCGAAATGATGCCCACCGCATGATCGAAGAGTGCATGCTGGCGGCAAATGTGGCGTCAGCCCGTTTGTTGTTGCGCAAGAAGTTGCAGGCGCTCTACCGTATCCACGAGGTGCCTGCGGAAGAGAAACTCACCGATCTGCGGGAGTTCCTGGGGGAACTGGGCCTGAGTCTGCCGGGCGGCAACAAGCCGACGGCGGCTGACTACGCCAAGCTGCTGGATGGCATCAAGGGACGTGAAGATGCTCACCTGATCCAGACCGTGCTGTTGCGCTCCATGCGGCAGGCGGTCTACAGCTCTGATAACGTGGGCCACTTCGGCCTTTCGTTTCCCGCTTATACGCACTTCACATCGCCGATCCGTCGCTATCCGGACCTGGTGATACACCGGGCACTCAAGCACTTGGGGGAGAAGGGCTCGGCGGATAACTTTCTCTACACCAAATCCGAATTGCAGAGTATAGCCGAGCACTGCTCCAGCACTGAGCGCCGTGCCGATGAAGCGACCCGTGATGCCACTGACTGGTTGAAGTGCGAATTCATGATGGACAAGGTGGGAGAGTCCTTCGACGGTATTATCACCAGCGTCAACTCTTTTGGTGTGTTCGTGGAGCTCAAGGATATCTATGTGGATGGCCTTGTTCACATCACTGCTCTGGATAATGATTACTACCATTATGACCCGGTAGGGCATCGACTTTCCGGCGAACGAACGGGCAAGGTGATTCGTCTGGGTGATCCCTTGCGCATCCAGGTGGCGAAGGTCAATCTGGATGATCGTAAGATCGACTTCGTCTTGGCGCCGGAAGAAGAAGCACCGCAAAAGTCAGCGAAAAAATCTCGCCGCAAGAGCAATAAGTCTCAGAATAAGCCGACCCAGCCAGTTGAAGAGAAAACTGAGAAGAGCACGAAGAAACGTCGGCGTAGACCCCGTAAAAGGGCTAATAGCTGA
- a CDS encoding IS701 family transposase, translating into MQAQRKNMERMEEVVAGADDQRLQHMLTESPWDHRAVLDQVALEADQWLGGTADTCLLLDESGLAKKGKHSVGVKRQWNGRQGKVDNCQVGVFAALGKGHLSTLIDERLYLPKEWVSNPARCRKAGIPEVERKHQSKSELALEMVRHQRTLGLRFAWVGADGGYGKDPAFLRGLEAMGETFVVDIHKDQQVYLEDPQPFIPESTTTRGRRRSRLQAQAARLRVDQWLNEQRDSEWQQVVLRDSSKGKLRVEILHHRVWLWDGKEAQAHQWHLIVRREVNSPETIKYTLSNAPEETPSHCLAKMQAQRFWVERSFQDGKSESGLADYQARKWKSWHHHMALVMMAMLFMLEERIVQKDDHPLLSCSDIESLLRAFLPRRDIERDEILRQMTKRHRKRQAAIDSQYRKQTLEQSVAG; encoded by the coding sequence ATGCAAGCGCAGAGAAAGAACATGGAACGCATGGAAGAGGTGGTTGCAGGCGCAGATGATCAGCGTCTCCAGCATATGCTCACCGAGTCCCCGTGGGATCATCGTGCGGTGTTAGACCAAGTGGCGCTGGAAGCCGATCAATGGCTGGGTGGAACCGCGGATACCTGTCTGTTGCTCGATGAGAGTGGCCTTGCCAAGAAGGGTAAACATTCAGTGGGGGTTAAACGCCAATGGAATGGCCGCCAGGGCAAGGTGGATAACTGCCAGGTTGGTGTATTCGCAGCACTGGGTAAAGGGCACTTGTCCACGCTGATAGATGAACGTCTCTATCTACCCAAAGAGTGGGTATCGAACCCGGCTCGCTGTCGCAAGGCGGGTATCCCGGAAGTTGAACGGAAACATCAAAGCAAGTCAGAGTTGGCGCTGGAGATGGTGCGTCATCAGAGGACGCTTGGCCTGCGTTTTGCCTGGGTGGGTGCAGATGGGGGATACGGGAAGGATCCGGCTTTTCTGAGGGGTTTGGAGGCGATGGGTGAAACCTTTGTGGTGGACATCCACAAAGACCAACAGGTCTACCTGGAAGATCCACAGCCGTTCATACCGGAGAGCACGACAACGCGCGGTCGTCGTCGAAGTCGTCTGCAAGCCCAGGCAGCCCGTCTGCGCGTTGACCAGTGGCTCAATGAGCAACGGGACAGCGAGTGGCAGCAAGTGGTATTACGGGATAGCAGCAAGGGCAAACTGCGCGTCGAGATCCTGCATCATCGGGTTTGGCTTTGGGATGGAAAAGAAGCCCAGGCACATCAATGGCACCTGATTGTACGACGAGAGGTCAATTCACCGGAGACGATTAAATACACCTTGTCGAATGCACCGGAAGAAACGCCATCCCATTGTCTTGCAAAGATGCAGGCGCAGCGGTTCTGGGTTGAGCGTTCGTTCCAGGATGGTAAGAGTGAATCAGGTCTTGCTGATTATCAGGCCCGTAAATGGAAATCCTGGCATCACCATATGGCCTTGGTCATGATGGCGATGTTATTCATGCTCGAAGAGCGAATTGTGCAAAAAGATGATCACCCCTTACTCAGTTGTTCAGACATCGAATCGCTATTGCGTGCCTTCCTGCCACGGCGAGATATTGAACGCGATGAAATACTACGGCAAATGACGAAACGGCATCGTAAACGACAAGCGGCTATCGACTCCCAATATCGAAAACAGACGCTGGAACAGTCGGTTGCCGGGTGA
- a CDS encoding DsbA family protein: MDIETDSTLFYIHDPMCSWCWAFRPVLAQLGEQLPPGVKLQKILGGLAPDSDDPMPEEMQQNLQATWKRIQEKLPETRFNFDFWQQCKPRRSTYPACRAVIAAGLQGATFSEAMILAIQEAYYLYAQNPSDNKTLIQLAGNIGLDEQQFSEALESPATHRLLEEEIESSRSMGVRSFPALILQQGMGFWPIPVDYHSVEPILETLDMVLD, from the coding sequence ATGGACATTGAAACAGACTCCACCCTCTTCTATATCCACGACCCGATGTGCAGCTGGTGCTGGGCGTTTCGACCTGTGCTCGCACAGCTGGGTGAACAGCTGCCACCTGGTGTAAAACTGCAAAAAATACTGGGCGGTCTGGCTCCGGACAGCGATGACCCGATGCCGGAAGAGATGCAGCAGAACCTTCAGGCCACCTGGAAGCGAATTCAGGAGAAGCTGCCGGAGACCCGCTTCAACTTCGATTTCTGGCAGCAGTGTAAACCCCGCCGCTCCACCTACCCGGCCTGTCGGGCGGTGATTGCCGCAGGATTGCAGGGCGCGACTTTCTCCGAAGCGATGATTTTGGCCATCCAGGAAGCCTACTATCTTTATGCACAAAACCCCTCCGACAACAAAACGCTGATCCAACTTGCCGGCAACATCGGGCTGGATGAACAGCAGTTCTCAGAGGCGCTGGAATCACCGGCCACCCATCGACTGCTGGAAGAGGAGATCGAAAGCAGCCGTTCAATGGGGGTTCGCAGTTTCCCGGCCCTGATCCTGCAGCAAGGCATGGGATTCTGGCCCATACCTGTCGACTACCATAGTGTGGAACCTATCCTGGAAACCCTGGATATGGTACTTGATTGA
- a CDS encoding EAL domain-containing protein has protein sequence MQLQTKVLAVTAIVFLGHFVTVEYMGHRQVESQVVENIRDHARTIRGMLMSLRNVYQRHFLTHNIPIDEKTLGFLPAHSISRISKEFKKWVDSGLTFNNVSDRPRNPNNKADMIEMEAIRHFQDNPEEKERMVPYDGPNGEPFYHFSQPIWVKPHCLKCHGKQEEAPPSIREKYGLAYDYELGDLRGVMSIKLPGTIVEERVAAQTRQNIISHSIGFILTFLILSWLLRQTIIKRIGKLKNAALQLAQGNYAVSASMPGEDEISHVAAAFNEMAEKIGLRERALTTQKSMYAALSQTNKTIIRLHSPEQLFEKVCRIAVELGGLKFAWIGLVNIRTSSVEPIASAGDDVSCLAQTEFSLDPDHTKGSGPLSISINERRHVIINNLHESTITAPWQDLAQKAHIHSAAIFPITMNKKVIGTFCVYSGESEFFNADIVDLLQEMTSDISFAIGNYKQAKEHEQAHKKLSESSAELEKINSQMRLLLESTGEGIYGIDTKGNVTFVNQSALKMLGFSREELLGGDIHALTHHTYADGTTLPIGECSIHEAFRTGLSCQINNEVFWRKNGTSFPVEYSAYPINEGGEVKGAVTVFRDVTESHAIAQQMNFLATHDTLTNLLNRYSFEKHLSLAFNNAQSGDVDYALCYMDLDQFKVVNDTCGHVAGDALLQMVSRLLQQTIRHSDILSRLGGDEFGLLLEDCPMEQAIRLANKICENVKDFRFSWQDKTFTIGMSIGIVSINHESEGPESALSAADAACYVAKDLGRNRVHVHRSHDDETIRRQGEMQWVSRIQRAIEEKRLCLYQQPIVPLDDDEEAGQHFEILLRMTDEDGRMVPPGAFIPAAERYNLMPTLDRWVIDTTFQWLADNPTRIADIELCAINLSGQSLGDDSLPGYITDRLSHYNLDANTICFEVTETAAVSRLDQAIHFITHLKHIGCRFALDDFGTGMSSFAYLKNMPVDYLKIDGSFVKDIADDPIDRAMVESISEIGHLMGLETIGEYVENDTIRKILSSIGVDYAQGFGIAKPQPLTILDEN, from the coding sequence ATGCAGTTACAAACCAAAGTCCTGGCTGTTACTGCAATCGTCTTTTTAGGCCATTTTGTGACCGTGGAGTATATGGGTCACCGGCAGGTTGAGTCTCAAGTCGTCGAAAATATCCGCGACCACGCCCGGACCATTCGCGGCATGCTGATGTCTTTGCGAAATGTCTACCAAAGGCATTTTCTTACCCACAATATCCCCATTGATGAAAAAACCCTGGGGTTTCTCCCGGCCCACTCTATCAGCCGAATTTCCAAAGAGTTCAAAAAATGGGTGGACTCCGGCCTGACCTTCAACAATGTCTCTGATCGCCCGAGAAACCCCAATAACAAGGCGGATATGATTGAGATGGAGGCTATCCGCCACTTTCAGGACAACCCGGAGGAAAAAGAGAGGATGGTTCCCTATGACGGACCCAACGGTGAACCCTTCTACCATTTTTCCCAACCGATCTGGGTCAAGCCCCACTGTTTGAAATGCCACGGCAAACAAGAGGAAGCCCCCCCCAGTATCAGAGAGAAGTACGGCTTGGCTTACGATTACGAACTCGGTGATCTGCGGGGTGTAATGAGCATCAAACTGCCCGGAACGATTGTCGAAGAGCGGGTGGCCGCCCAAACACGCCAGAATATCATCAGCCACTCCATCGGATTCATCCTCACATTCCTGATCCTCTCATGGTTACTCAGGCAGACCATCATCAAACGGATCGGCAAGCTGAAAAATGCCGCCCTGCAACTGGCACAGGGAAACTATGCAGTATCCGCATCCATGCCAGGAGAGGATGAGATCTCCCATGTTGCAGCGGCATTCAACGAGATGGCTGAAAAGATTGGTCTGCGGGAACGCGCGCTGACCACCCAAAAATCCATGTATGCCGCACTTTCACAGACCAACAAAACCATCATACGGCTCCACTCACCTGAACAACTGTTCGAAAAAGTCTGCCGTATTGCAGTAGAGCTTGGTGGCCTGAAATTCGCCTGGATTGGTCTGGTAAACATTCGCACCAGCTCGGTGGAACCCATCGCAAGCGCCGGCGATGATGTTTCATGCCTCGCACAAACCGAGTTTTCCCTGGACCCCGATCACACCAAGGGAAGCGGACCTCTCTCCATTTCGATCAATGAGCGACGGCATGTGATTATCAACAATCTGCATGAAAGCACCATAACCGCTCCATGGCAGGATCTGGCCCAGAAAGCGCATATCCATTCAGCCGCCATCTTTCCCATCACGATGAATAAGAAAGTGATAGGCACCTTCTGTGTCTATTCCGGGGAGAGCGAATTCTTCAATGCCGATATTGTTGACCTCCTGCAGGAGATGACCTCCGACATCTCCTTTGCCATTGGTAACTATAAGCAGGCTAAGGAGCACGAACAGGCCCATAAAAAACTTTCGGAGTCCTCTGCTGAACTTGAAAAAATAAACAGCCAGATGCGTCTGTTGCTGGAGTCGACAGGCGAAGGGATATACGGCATTGACACCAAGGGAAACGTCACCTTCGTCAACCAGTCCGCGCTCAAAATGCTTGGATTCTCACGAGAAGAGTTGTTGGGAGGTGATATTCACGCATTGACACACCACACTTATGCGGACGGCACGACTCTCCCCATCGGGGAGTGCTCAATCCATGAAGCATTCCGCACCGGCCTATCCTGCCAGATCAACAACGAGGTTTTCTGGCGCAAGAACGGCACCTCCTTCCCTGTCGAGTATTCGGCCTATCCGATCAATGAAGGGGGAGAGGTCAAAGGCGCCGTAACCGTCTTTCGCGATGTCACCGAAAGCCATGCAATCGCCCAGCAGATGAATTTTCTGGCAACCCACGATACCCTCACCAACCTGCTGAATCGTTACTCGTTTGAAAAACATCTCAGCCTGGCCTTCAACAATGCGCAAAGCGGTGACGTGGATTATGCGCTCTGTTACATGGACCTTGACCAGTTCAAGGTGGTTAATGACACCTGCGGGCATGTCGCCGGTGACGCACTGCTACAGATGGTCTCACGCCTGCTGCAACAAACCATCAGGCACAGTGATATTCTGTCACGGCTCGGCGGCGATGAGTTTGGCCTGCTGCTTGAGGACTGCCCGATGGAACAAGCTATTCGACTGGCCAACAAAATCTGTGAAAACGTAAAGGATTTCCGTTTCTCATGGCAGGACAAGACATTCACCATCGGCATGAGCATCGGCATCGTCAGCATCAATCATGAAAGCGAGGGTCCGGAAAGCGCTCTGAGTGCAGCGGATGCCGCCTGCTATGTCGCCAAAGATCTGGGACGAAACCGGGTGCATGTGCATAGAAGCCATGATGATGAAACCATTCGCAGACAGGGAGAGATGCAGTGGGTCTCCAGAATTCAGCGCGCAATCGAAGAGAAGCGGCTCTGCCTCTACCAACAACCCATCGTTCCTCTTGATGACGATGAAGAGGCCGGGCAACATTTCGAGATTCTGCTGCGAATGACAGATGAAGACGGCCGGATGGTGCCTCCTGGTGCCTTTATTCCCGCAGCAGAAAGATACAACCTGATGCCGACTCTGGATCGCTGGGTAATCGATACAACCTTCCAGTGGCTGGCTGATAATCCAACCCGGATAGCAGATATTGAGCTCTGCGCCATAAACCTCTCCGGGCAGTCGCTGGGAGACGACAGCCTCCCTGGATATATCACTGACAGACTCAGCCACTACAACCTGGATGCCAACACCATCTGTTTTGAGGTGACCGAGACGGCCGCCGTCAGCCGTTTGGACCAAGCCATCCATTTTATCACCCATCTGAAACACATCGGCTGCCGTTTTGCGCTGGATGATTTCGGCACTGGCATGTCCTCATTCGCCTATCTGAAAAACATGCCGGTGGACTATCTCAAGATCGACGGCAGCTTCGTCAAGGATATTGCGGATGACCCGATAGACCGGGCGATGGTGGAATCCATCAGCGAGATCGGCCACCTGATGGGGCTCGAAACCATCGGGGAATATGTGGAGAACGACACCATCCGGAAGATCCTGAGCAGCATCGGCGTCGACTACGCTCAGGGTTTTGGCATTGCAAAACCTCAGCCACTGACCATACTCGACGAAAACTGA